In Oligoflexia bacterium, the following are encoded in one genomic region:
- a CDS encoding SulP family inorganic anion transporter has translation MLDVLKQYRSEDFKQDFSASVVVFLVATPLCLGIALASGAPLFSGIVAGIVGGIIVGSLSGSQLGVSGPAAGLAVIVLNAIGALGWETFLLSVVIAGFMQIGLGYLQAGVIGYYFPSAVIKGMLAGIGLIIILKQIPHAVGYDAVPEGLLEFKQADSFNTFSELGNMFSYVQPAAILITLISLAILIAWEQPRVKKMSLSKWVQGPLLVVIFGIIANQVLLALGSSWALDQKHVVQIPVSSGFSEFMQLFTLPDFSKISQLSVYTTALTLAVVASLETLLCVEATDKLDPYKRVTPTNRELKAQGVGNVVSGLIGGLPITQVIVRSSANIQSGGKTQMSAIFHGFLLLLISFLLPNILNMIPLASLAAILLLVGYKLAHPKTFKAIFKLGRYQFLPFIVTVVAILLTDLLTGIGLGLVVAVFFILLNNFRHSYACKTVVENGQQEHMKLYLSENVSFWNRASIIKILQDVKPNSKLTIDAKYSINIDHDIYEIIDDFKKNAQLKNVEISFKGELFNKLHNKEVTP, from the coding sequence ATGTTGGATGTTTTAAAACAGTATCGCTCAGAAGATTTTAAACAAGATTTTTCTGCCAGTGTTGTGGTCTTTTTGGTTGCTACGCCTTTATGTTTAGGAATTGCTTTAGCTTCGGGAGCACCTTTATTTTCTGGCATTGTTGCAGGTATTGTTGGTGGAATTATTGTGGGTAGTTTAAGTGGCTCACAGCTTGGGGTGAGTGGGCCAGCAGCGGGACTGGCTGTTATTGTGCTCAATGCAATAGGAGCCCTAGGTTGGGAAACCTTCTTATTGTCAGTGGTGATTGCAGGTTTTATGCAGATTGGATTGGGTTACCTTCAGGCAGGTGTTATTGGCTATTATTTTCCTTCCGCAGTTATCAAAGGCATGTTGGCAGGGATTGGTTTAATTATCATTTTAAAACAGATTCCACATGCTGTAGGCTATGATGCCGTACCTGAAGGACTTTTAGAGTTTAAACAAGCAGATTCATTCAATACGTTTTCTGAGTTGGGTAACATGTTTTCTTATGTCCAGCCAGCGGCCATTTTAATTACACTTATTTCTCTTGCAATTTTAATTGCGTGGGAACAGCCAAGAGTTAAAAAAATGTCTTTGAGTAAATGGGTTCAAGGTCCTTTGTTGGTGGTCATTTTTGGGATTATTGCAAATCAAGTTTTATTGGCTTTGGGGTCAAGTTGGGCTCTGGATCAAAAGCATGTGGTACAAATACCCGTAAGTTCAGGATTTTCAGAATTTATGCAACTGTTTACCTTGCCTGATTTTTCTAAAATCAGTCAACTTTCAGTTTATACAACAGCATTGACCTTAGCCGTAGTAGCAAGCTTAGAAACTTTATTATGTGTGGAAGCAACCGATAAACTGGACCCATATAAAAGAGTAACGCCAACCAATCGTGAGTTAAAAGCACAGGGTGTAGGAAATGTTGTTTCTGGACTTATTGGCGGCTTACCTATTACGCAAGTGATTGTAAGAAGTTCCGCCAACATTCAATCTGGGGGAAAAACTCAGATGTCAGCCATATTTCATGGGTTTTTATTGTTATTGATTTCATTTTTGCTCCCTAACATATTAAACATGATTCCGTTGGCCTCTTTAGCGGCTATTTTATTACTTGTTGGGTATAAATTAGCGCATCCAAAAACCTTTAAAGCTATATTTAAACTTGGTCGGTATCAGTTTTTACCTTTTATTGTAACCGTAGTTGCAATACTCTTAACTGATCTGCTCACGGGTATTGGTCTAGGTTTGGTTGTTGCAGTCTTTTTTATTCTTTTGAATAATTTTCGCCATTCTTATGCTTGTAAAACTGTGGTTGAAAACGGTCAACAAGAACATATGAAGCTATATCTTTCAGAGAATGTTAGTTTTTGGAACCGAGCCAGTATCATTAAAATTTTACAAGATGTGAAGCCAAACTCAAAACTAACCATTGATGCAAAATACTCTATTAATATTGATCATGATATTTATGAAATTATTGATGATTTTAAGAAAAATGCCCAACTAAAAAATGTCGAAATATCGTTTAAAGGAGAGTTATTTAATAAATTACATAACAAGGAGGTTACACCATGA
- a CDS encoding nucleotidyl transferase AbiEii/AbiGii toxin family protein, giving the protein MKAFPSFVDIAQALSSYYKISNPIPTAIVEKEFFTIDILRKLENLMISDDFILVFSGGTCLTKVYLKNSSRMSEDIDLKMIPNKEYLEKSKSQQKKQRKEFGERIIDHILNDQTYDLVSQKKRNEYRYQEFQIRYPRQGNTLHYLRPEIKIELTQSVLYQDAVKKSIESYSAKIMKSDSEVKNFPCSELESILAEKLLSLLRRTAGVARGIKEWEDERLIRHAYDLYVTKDLNYSKKVFHDIFWKAAKSDQERFSQKHTEYRTDIEKELSFGLEQLKATLHFEERYDRFVGPLVFDSKPPIWEEVLANLEVLFASVLKK; this is encoded by the coding sequence ATGAAGGCCTTCCCCTCATTTGTTGATATTGCTCAAGCTTTATCAAGCTATTACAAAATATCTAATCCTATACCAACAGCTATTGTTGAAAAGGAATTCTTTACTATCGACATTTTGAGAAAATTAGAAAATCTAATGATCAGTGATGATTTTATTCTCGTGTTCTCTGGAGGAACATGTTTGACGAAGGTTTACTTAAAAAACTCTAGTCGTATGTCAGAAGATATTGATTTAAAAATGATTCCAAACAAAGAGTATCTTGAAAAGTCAAAGTCCCAGCAAAAGAAACAGCGAAAAGAATTTGGAGAGCGGATTATCGATCATATTCTAAATGATCAAACTTATGATTTGGTGAGTCAAAAGAAAAGAAATGAATATAGATATCAAGAATTTCAAATTAGGTATCCAAGACAGGGAAATACTTTGCATTATCTTCGTCCAGAAATAAAAATTGAACTGACTCAATCTGTGCTTTATCAAGATGCGGTAAAAAAAAGTATTGAGTCCTATAGCGCAAAAATTATGAAAAGTGATTCAGAGGTAAAAAACTTTCCTTGTTCTGAATTAGAAAGCATTTTAGCAGAAAAATTACTTTCTCTGCTTAGAAGAACTGCAGGTGTAGCGAGGGGAATTAAGGAATGGGAAGATGAAAGATTGATTAGACATGCCTACGACCTTTATGTCACTAAAGATTTAAATTACTCAAAAAAAGTTTTTCACGATATATTTTGGAAGGCAGCAAAATCTGACCAAGAACGATTTAGTCAAAAACATACCGAGTATAGGACAGATATAGAGAAAGAGCTTTCTTTTGGTCTAGAACAATTAAAGGCAACGCTTCACTTTGAAGAAAGATATGATCGTTTTGTAGGGCCATTGGTATTTGATTCGAAGCCACCAATTTGGGAAGAAGTGTTGGCTAATCTAGAAGTGCTCTTTGCATCAGTGCTGAAAAAGTAA
- a CDS encoding LysR family transcriptional regulator, whose protein sequence is MDWLNYHHLYYFWQVAKCGSISKATEELRLAQPTISAQLKQLENNLGHKLFIKDGRALKLSEMGRIVYAYAQDIFSIGHDLKNTLKNLNHQGTHDLNIGITMMIPKLLSYKLINKLFNSNKKIVPHCFEDNLSSLLERLTLHEVDVVLSDAPVPPLLNIKAYNHFLGESPISFCVAQAMVEKLNGPFPHCLDQFPFILPTKDTSLRQSLLLWFEKNNIHPNFVAEIQDSALMKMLGQEGHGIFAIPSSIEQDVVKNYNTKVIGKTTAVKESIYAITIKRKIQNPALSQFLINAQYVF, encoded by the coding sequence ATGGATTGGCTCAACTATCATCATCTTTATTATTTTTGGCAAGTTGCTAAATGTGGAAGCATTTCAAAAGCTACAGAAGAGCTAAGACTGGCACAACCCACCATTAGTGCCCAATTAAAACAACTGGAAAACAACCTAGGTCACAAACTTTTTATTAAAGATGGAAGAGCTTTAAAATTATCTGAAATGGGACGTATTGTTTATGCTTATGCACAAGATATATTTAGCATTGGTCACGATTTAAAAAACACCCTAAAAAATCTTAACCATCAAGGCACACATGATCTTAACATTGGGATAACTATGATGATTCCTAAACTTTTATCTTATAAACTGATTAACAAGTTATTTAACTCAAACAAAAAAATTGTTCCTCACTGTTTTGAAGACAATTTAAGCAGCTTACTGGAGCGTCTAACATTGCATGAAGTGGATGTTGTCTTATCTGATGCGCCTGTTCCGCCATTACTCAATATCAAAGCTTACAATCATTTTTTAGGAGAAAGTCCAATTAGTTTTTGTGTTGCACAAGCTATGGTAGAAAAACTAAACGGTCCTTTCCCACATTGTTTAGACCAATTTCCTTTTATTTTACCCACCAAAGATACATCTCTTAGACAATCTCTTTTGTTATGGTTTGAAAAAAACAATATACACCCTAATTTTGTAGCAGAAATTCAGGATAGCGCATTAATGAAAATGCTGGGGCAAGAAGGTCATGGCATCTTTGCAATCCCTAGCAGCATAGAGCAAGATGTTGTAAAAAACTATAATACTAAAGTCATTGGTAAAACTACCGCTGTAAAAGAATCTATTTATGCAATTACCATCAAAAGAAAAATTCAAAATCCTGCTCTTAGTCAGTTCTTAATCAATGCTCAATATGTATTCTAA